The archaeon CG10_big_fil_rev_8_21_14_0_10_43_11 genome includes a window with the following:
- the nac gene encoding nascent polypeptide-associated complex protein (forms a homodimer; contacts the emerging nascent polypeptide chain on the ribosome; similar to eukaryotic proteins), with protein sequence MFNPNQMKKLMKQMNMQPIDAVRVEIFTHDKKIVLDNPDVTKMSVMGEVIFQIKGDEHDESLEEEIEISPDDIALVAEKAGVSKTKAREALEETNGDLMQAIKSLK encoded by the coding sequence ATGTTTAATCCAAACCAGATGAAAAAATTAATGAAGCAAATGAACATGCAGCCTATTGACGCGGTGCGTGTTGAAATCTTTACGCATGACAAAAAAATTGTTCTTGACAATCCTGACGTGACCAAGATGAGCGTGATGGGCGAAGTCATATTTCAAATTAAAGGAGACGAGCACGACGAGTCACTTGAAGAAGAAATTGAAATTTCCCCAGATGATATCGCACTCGTAGCTGAAAAAGCAGGCGTATCAAAAACCAAAGCAAGAGAAGCACTTGAAGAAACAAACGGCGACTTAATGCAGGCAATTAAATCACTCAAATAA
- a CDS encoding 50S ribosomal protein L15e — MGFYKYLKEIWKSPLKNNREEYKQLLQTWRKEGTIVRIERPSNIASARRLGYRAKNCFVLARVKIKKGGRKRPQLHSGRKPKKTGQVKYSPRKSLQLIAEERSSRKHPNLEVLNSYWVGDDGHYTWFEVILVDPYHPQVITDKNLQWLLSTNSRKRALRSLTSQGKKLHNRTK, encoded by the coding sequence ATGGGATTTTATAAGTATCTCAAAGAAATATGGAAAAGCCCTCTTAAAAACAATCGAGAGGAATACAAGCAGCTTTTGCAAACGTGGCGCAAAGAAGGCACGATTGTTCGTATTGAGCGACCGTCAAACATTGCAAGCGCGCGCCGTCTTGGGTATCGCGCAAAGAATTGTTTTGTTCTTGCACGCGTAAAAATCAAGAAAGGCGGAAGAAAAAGACCACAACTGCATTCTGGCAGGAAGCCGAAAAAAACAGGCCAGGTTAAGTACTCGCCACGAAAGAGTTTGCAGCTTATTGCTGAAGAACGCAGTTCGCGAAAGCATCCTAATCTGGAAGTCTTGAACAGTTACTGGGTTGGCGATGACGGACACTACACATGGTTTGAAGTCATTCTTGTAGACCCCTACCATCCGCAAGTCATAACTGACAAGAATTTACAATGGCTTTTGTCAACAAACAGCCGCAAGCGTGCGCTTCGAAGCCTAACAAGCCAGGGCAAGAAATTACATAACAGAACAAAGTAA